One window of Tepidanaerobacter acetatoxydans Re1 genomic DNA carries:
- the secY gene encoding preprotein translocase subunit SecY, giving the protein MLDALRNAWKIPDLRKRIKFTALMLMLFRVGTFVPVPRMDPNAVRAMIEKGALLGFFDIISGGAFKQFSVFAMSITPYINASIIIQLLTIVIPKWEELAKEGEAGRKVLAQYTRYGTVILGLIQATGLSIGFKSAMKPGILSNIVVIISLTAGTAFLMWLGEQITDKGIGNGISLLIFAGIVSRLPASVLQVYSLLKVGTLNIFMLAIFAILGVVVIVAVIAVQEAERRVPVQYAKRVVGRKVYGGQSTHIPIKVNAAGVIPVIFAMSILMFPSTLAGFFPNNKIMTSIAEFLSPSGWLYAVLYALLIVFFTYFYTAITFNPVEVADNMKKYGGFIPGLRPGRPTAEYISRIMNRITLVGAIFLAAIALLPYFMTAISGVNISFGGTALLIVVGVALETMKAIEAQMLMRHYQGFLK; this is encoded by the coding sequence ATGCTGGATGCCTTGAGAAATGCCTGGAAGATACCGGATTTAAGAAAACGGATTAAATTTACTGCATTGATGTTAATGCTGTTTAGAGTAGGAACTTTTGTGCCGGTACCTCGTATGGATCCAAATGCAGTTCGAGCTATGATTGAAAAGGGTGCTCTGCTTGGTTTTTTTGATATAATCTCCGGCGGTGCATTCAAACAATTTTCAGTCTTTGCCATGAGTATAACGCCATATATTAATGCCTCCATTATTATACAGCTTTTGACTATTGTTATTCCAAAGTGGGAGGAGCTTGCAAAGGAGGGAGAAGCAGGACGTAAGGTCCTTGCTCAATATACGCGGTATGGTACTGTGATTTTAGGCTTGATCCAGGCCACAGGCCTTTCAATCGGCTTTAAAAGTGCCATGAAGCCCGGCATTCTCAGCAACATTGTTGTTATAATAAGCCTGACGGCAGGAACGGCATTTTTAATGTGGTTAGGCGAACAAATTACTGATAAAGGTATAGGAAATGGTATCTCACTGCTAATATTTGCTGGTATTGTATCGCGATTGCCGGCTAGTGTTTTGCAAGTTTATTCTTTATTAAAAGTAGGAACATTAAATATCTTTATGCTAGCCATATTTGCCATATTAGGAGTGGTGGTAATTGTAGCGGTTATAGCTGTACAGGAAGCTGAACGGCGGGTGCCGGTACAATATGCTAAGCGAGTTGTTGGCAGGAAAGTATATGGAGGTCAATCAACCCATATACCAATCAAGGTTAACGCTGCCGGTGTTATACCTGTAATATTTGCCATGTCAATATTAATGTTTCCAAGCACTTTGGCCGGATTTTTTCCGAATAACAAAATAATGACAAGTATTGCTGAGTTTTTAAGCCCCAGCGGATGGCTATATGCAGTGCTGTATGCATTATTGATAGTATTTTTCACATACTTTTACACTGCTATTACATTTAACCCTGTCGAAGTGGCAGATAATATGAAAAAATATGGTGGATTTATACCGGGACTAAGGCCCGGAAGACCTACAGCGGAATATATAAGCCGTATAATGAACAGGATAACCCTGGTGGGAGCAATATTCTTGGCGGCTATTGCCTTACTACCGTATTTTATGACCGCAATATCAGGAGTAAATATTTCCTTTGGAGGTACAGCCCTCTTGATTGTTGTCGGTGTCGCCTTGGAGACTATGAAAGCTATCGAAGCCCAAATGCTTATGAGGCACTATCAAGGATTTTTAAAATAG
- a CDS encoding DNA-directed RNA polymerase subunit alpha: MMDIEKPRIELIEASADNTFGRIVVEPLERGYGTTLGNSMRRVLLSSLPGAAVTSIKIDGVQHEFSTIPGVTEDTTEIIMNIKALAIMMHSDEPKLLRIEAQDEGEVKAKDIIADADVEIMNPELHIATLEKDAKLFMELTLEKGKGYVTADKNKKPNHPIGVIAIDSIFTPVHKVNFNVEHTRVGQRTDYDRLIMEIWTNGTIKPDDAVSAAAKILMDHFSLFAGLTEKPQVEDAPVEEEKDDREKILEMPIEELDLSVRSYNCLKRAGINTIYELTQKTAEDMMKVRNLGKKSLEEVETKLSTFNLSLKQPED, from the coding sequence ATGATGGATATTGAAAAGCCGAGGATTGAATTGATAGAAGCAAGTGCGGATAATACCTTCGGAAGGATTGTCGTAGAACCTTTGGAAAGAGGCTACGGCACAACCCTTGGCAACTCCATGCGTCGAGTTCTTTTATCTTCGCTGCCGGGAGCTGCTGTTACTTCCATTAAGATTGATGGCGTGCAGCATGAATTTTCTACGATTCCAGGAGTTACCGAAGATACTACTGAGATTATAATGAATATCAAGGCACTGGCAATTATGATGCACAGTGACGAACCAAAGCTACTTCGAATAGAAGCCCAAGACGAAGGCGAAGTAAAAGCTAAGGATATCATTGCTGATGCAGATGTAGAAATAATGAATCCGGAGTTGCATATTGCTACTCTGGAAAAAGATGCTAAGTTGTTTATGGAACTTACATTAGAAAAAGGCAAAGGTTATGTAACGGCTGATAAAAACAAAAAACCCAACCATCCTATAGGCGTAATTGCTATCGATTCTATCTTTACACCTGTACACAAAGTTAATTTTAATGTGGAGCATACTAGGGTAGGTCAAAGAACTGACTATGACAGGCTTATAATGGAGATTTGGACTAATGGCACTATAAAACCTGATGATGCGGTCAGTGCTGCGGCTAAGATACTTATGGACCATTTTAGCCTGTTTGCAGGTTTGACTGAAAAACCTCAAGTTGAAGATGCACCTGTAGAAGAAGAAAAGGATGATAGGGAAAAAATACTGGAAATGCCTATTGAAGAGTTGGATTTGTCGGTTCGGTCATATAACTGCTTAAAGCGGGCCGGAATTAACACAATATATGAACTAACTCAGAAGACGGCAGAAGACATGATGAAAGTGCGCAATCTCGGTAAAAAGTCCTTGGAAGAAGTGGAAACTAAGCTTAGCACTTTCAATCTTTCGTTAAAACAGCCAGAGGATTAG
- the rpsK gene encoding 30S ribosomal protein S11: MQEGAKKKKRIEKGTAHIHSTFNNTIVTIADEAGRPVTWASAGSVGFKGSRKGTPFAAQMAAESAAKQAMEYGMRSVEVFVKGPGGGREAAIRSLQAAGLEVNMIKDVTPIPHNGCRPPKRRRV; encoded by the coding sequence CTGCAAGAAGGCGCAAAGAAAAAAAAACGTATTGAAAAAGGAACTGCACATATACATTCAACTTTTAATAATACCATAGTTACCATTGCCGATGAGGCTGGCAGACCAGTAACATGGGCCAGCGCCGGGTCTGTAGGATTTAAAGGATCCCGTAAGGGTACACCCTTTGCGGCTCAAATGGCTGCGGAATCAGCGGCAAAGCAGGCTATGGAATATGGCATGAGATCTGTAGAGGTTTTTGTTAAAGGTCCGGGCGGCGGCAGAGAAGCGGCTATTCGTTCACTGCAGGCTGCAGGGCTTGAAGTTAACATGATTAAAGATGTAACCCCAATTCCTCATAATGGCTGCAGGCCACCTAAGAGAAGAAGGGTTTAA
- the rpmJ gene encoding 50S ribosomal protein L36, producing the protein MKVRPSVKTICEKCKIIKRRGRVMVICENPKHKQKQG; encoded by the coding sequence ATGAAGGTAAGACCTTCGGTTAAGACGATATGCGAAAAATGCAAGATAATTAAACGTAGAGGCAGAGTAATGGTTATATGTGAAAACCCAAAACACAAGCAAAAACAGGGCTAA
- a CDS encoding energy-coupling factor transporter ATPase → MKIAAEIVALDVYYQYAASSDLALKNINLRIEPGEFVAIIGPNGSGKSTLAKLFNGLYTPSEGDIFVAGFNTKNQDDIWKIRQKAGMVFQNPDNQIVATIVEEDVAFGPENLGIPPEEIRHRVKEALEIVELTEYADKAPHLLSGGQKQRVAIAGILAMKPDCIILDEPTAMLDPVGRKEVISTVKKLNRNEGKTIVLITHFMEEAVQADRVLVMEKGKVVMEGKPNEIFSQVERLKKLGLDVPQVTELAYKLTKDNVPVRRDILTVEEMVDCLCQLM, encoded by the coding sequence GTGAAAATAGCCGCCGAAATAGTTGCGCTGGATGTTTATTATCAGTATGCCGCCAGCAGTGATCTGGCACTTAAAAATATAAACTTAAGAATTGAACCTGGAGAATTTGTAGCGATTATAGGGCCTAACGGTTCCGGAAAATCAACACTGGCCAAACTTTTCAATGGCCTTTATACACCCAGTGAGGGAGATATCTTTGTTGCTGGATTTAACACAAAAAATCAAGACGATATCTGGAAAATAAGGCAAAAGGCCGGGATGGTATTTCAAAATCCTGATAACCAAATTGTGGCTACCATTGTTGAAGAAGATGTGGCTTTCGGACCGGAAAACCTTGGTATTCCTCCGGAGGAAATACGGCATCGCGTCAAAGAAGCACTTGAGATTGTCGAGCTTACAGAATATGCCGATAAAGCTCCTCACCTTTTATCAGGAGGTCAAAAGCAACGGGTGGCTATAGCGGGGATACTTGCAATGAAACCTGATTGTATAATCCTCGATGAGCCTACCGCTATGCTCGACCCGGTGGGCAGGAAAGAAGTTATATCTACAGTTAAAAAGCTTAATCGGAATGAGGGCAAAACCATAGTTTTAATTACCCATTTTATGGAAGAGGCAGTGCAAGCCGATAGGGTTTTAGTTATGGAAAAGGGTAAAGTGGTTATGGAAGGTAAACCTAACGAGATATTCAGCCAGGTGGAACGCTTGAAAAAGCTTGGTCTTGATGTACCTCAGGTAACAGAATTGGCCTACAAACTGACAAAGGATAATGTGCCTGTGCGACGCGATATATTAACAGTTGAAGAAATGGTGGATTGCCTATGTCAATTGATGTAA
- the rpsD gene encoding 30S ribosomal protein S4, which yields MARYKDAVCRLCRREGMKLYLKGDRCYSPKCAIDRRGYAPGQHGQLRRKPSEYGLQLREKQKARRIYGVLERQFRNYYEKAVSQKGVTGENLLRLLETRLDNVVFRMGFASSRPQARQLVRYGHVQVNGKRVTIPSYQVKEKDVVAIRENSRSLNFFKEVSEQGASKVVPEWLSVNFETLTGEIVYLPKREDIDVPIQEHLIVELYSK from the coding sequence ATGGCAAGATATAAAGATGCGGTTTGTCGTCTATGCCGCAGAGAGGGCATGAAGCTATACCTAAAAGGTGACCGCTGCTATTCCCCCAAATGTGCTATAGACAGGCGCGGTTATGCTCCCGGTCAGCATGGCCAACTACGCCGTAAGCCCTCAGAGTATGGATTACAGCTGAGAGAAAAACAAAAAGCAAGAAGGATATACGGAGTTTTGGAACGGCAGTTTAGGAATTACTATGAAAAGGCCGTCAGTCAAAAAGGCGTAACCGGTGAAAACTTACTTAGATTGCTCGAAACCCGTTTGGACAATGTAGTGTTTCGAATGGGCTTTGCTTCTTCAAGACCTCAAGCTCGGCAGCTTGTTAGGTACGGCCATGTACAGGTCAATGGAAAGAGGGTTACTATACCATCGTATCAAGTAAAAGAAAAAGATGTAGTAGCAATCAGAGAAAACAGCCGAAGCCTCAACTTTTTCAAGGAAGTATCTGAACAAGGAGCATCCAAGGTAGTTCCCGAATGGCTGTCAGTAAATTTTGAAACGCTTACCGGCGAGATTGTGTATCTGCCAAAGAGGGAAGACATTGATGTTCCGATTCAGGAACATCTGATAGTCGAGCTTTATTCCAAGTAA
- a CDS encoding adenylate kinase gives MRIVLLGPPGAGKGTQASKIVGKFGIPHISTGDILRKAIADETLLGKQAGEYIKKGLLVPDDLVIAMVKSRLDMSDCENGFLLDGFPRTVSQAESLDEYMQKKGIQLDAALNIEVDKDMLIERFTGRRVCEQCGATYNVKFSLPKEPGVCDKCKGKLIIREDDKLETVKKRLEVYETSTAPLIDYYKRKNLLVNIDGSRSIDDVFKDIVDQLKKVN, from the coding sequence GTGAGAATAGTTTTGCTGGGTCCGCCGGGAGCAGGTAAAGGCACGCAAGCAAGTAAAATAGTTGGCAAGTTCGGTATACCTCATATTTCCACAGGAGACATCTTAAGGAAAGCCATCGCAGACGAAACTCTGTTAGGTAAGCAAGCCGGCGAATACATTAAAAAAGGGCTTTTAGTACCTGATGATCTTGTAATAGCCATGGTAAAATCCAGGCTTGATATGAGTGATTGCGAGAATGGTTTTTTATTGGATGGATTTCCGCGAACTGTAAGTCAAGCAGAAAGCTTGGATGAATATATGCAGAAAAAAGGCATTCAATTAGATGCAGCATTGAACATAGAAGTGGATAAAGACATGCTTATCGAAAGATTTACCGGCAGGCGGGTGTGCGAGCAGTGCGGCGCAACCTATAACGTAAAATTTAGTCTGCCTAAGGAGCCGGGAGTTTGCGACAAATGCAAAGGGAAACTTATTATTCGCGAGGATGATAAGCTTGAAACGGTTAAAAAGCGTTTAGAAGTATACGAAACATCAACTGCTCCGCTTATTGATTACTACAAACGCAAAAATTTGCTGGTAAATATAGACGGATCCAGGTCAATTGATGATGTTTTCAAAGATATTGTAGACCAACTAAAAAAGGTGAATTAA
- the rplQ gene encoding 50S ribosomal protein L17: MRKLGRPSGHRKMMLRNLTTDLLKYGRIETTETRAKEVRRMAEKMITLAKKDDLAARRLVLAEVLDETTVKNLFDNIAPKYKDQNGGYVRITKVGPRQGDAAPKAILELV; this comes from the coding sequence ATGAGAAAACTAGGCAGGCCAAGCGGACATCGTAAAATGATGCTGAGAAACTTGACTACGGATCTTCTGAAATACGGTAGGATAGAAACTACTGAAACTCGAGCAAAAGAAGTTCGTCGCATGGCTGAAAAAATGATAACATTGGCTAAAAAAGATGATTTAGCTGCAAGAAGGCTGGTCTTGGCTGAGGTGCTTGATGAAACTACGGTGAAAAACCTGTTTGATAATATTGCACCAAAATATAAGGACCAAAATGGCGGCTATGTCCGCATTACGAAAGTAGGTCCACGCCAAGGTGATGCTGCACCTAAGGCTATATTAGAATTAGTATAA
- the infA gene encoding translation initiation factor IF-1: MSKEDVIEVEGTVLEPLPNAMFRVELKNGHVILAHVSGKIRMNYIRILPGDRVTVELSPYDLTRGRIKYRFK; the protein is encoded by the coding sequence TTGTCTAAGGAAGATGTTATTGAAGTTGAAGGTACCGTTTTAGAACCACTTCCAAACGCAATGTTTCGGGTAGAATTAAAAAACGGGCATGTAATTTTAGCCCATGTTTCGGGAAAAATCCGTATGAACTATATAAGGATTTTGCCGGGAGATAGGGTTACCGTGGAGTTATCTCCGTATGATCTCACCCGAGGCCGCATTAAGTACCGCTTCAAGTAG
- the map gene encoding type I methionyl aminopeptidase → MIIIKSQRELELMRKAGKITALALEEIEKHIKPGITTLELNKIAEEFILSQNATPTFKGYQGFPAAICTSVNEEVVHGIPGLKILKDGDIISVDVGAEFEGYNGDAARTFPVGNVKSDAMHLIEVTKQSFFEGIAYAKPGYRLSDISNAVQRYVESHNFSVVRDYVGHGIGQKMHEDPQIPNFGPPGKGPRLRQGMTLAIEPMVNMGGYEVYTLENNWTVVTKDGSLSAHYENTIAITDGEPEILTMI, encoded by the coding sequence ATGATTATAATTAAATCACAGCGAGAACTTGAGCTTATGAGAAAGGCCGGCAAGATTACGGCACTTGCATTAGAAGAAATTGAAAAGCATATAAAACCCGGAATCACCACTTTGGAACTTAATAAAATTGCTGAGGAATTTATTCTAAGCCAAAATGCCACTCCAACCTTTAAAGGATATCAAGGTTTTCCGGCGGCTATATGTACTTCGGTAAATGAAGAGGTAGTACATGGAATACCTGGATTAAAAATCCTTAAAGATGGTGATATTATTAGTGTGGATGTTGGTGCAGAATTTGAGGGTTATAATGGCGATGCGGCGCGTACTTTTCCCGTAGGGAATGTAAAAAGCGATGCTATGCACCTTATAGAAGTTACCAAGCAAAGCTTTTTTGAAGGTATTGCTTATGCGAAACCGGGATATAGGCTTTCAGATATATCAAATGCGGTGCAAAGATATGTAGAATCTCATAATTTTTCAGTGGTTAGAGACTATGTAGGCCATGGTATTGGTCAGAAGATGCACGAGGATCCGCAGATACCGAACTTCGGCCCACCGGGAAAAGGGCCCAGGTTAAGGCAAGGAATGACTTTAGCTATAGAGCCCATGGTGAATATGGGAGGATATGAAGTATACACACTTGAAAATAATTGGACAGTAGTGACAAAAGACGGCAGTCTTTCGGCTCACTATGAAAATACCATAGCGATAACCGATGGTGAGCCTGAAATATTGACTATGATTTAG
- a CDS encoding KOW domain-containing RNA-binding protein codes for MPQLMLGQLAKSIAGRDKGRFMVVIDIIDDDYVYVVDGDLRRVENPKKKKIKHLKLLNKRIDFIAEKCSNKRKIYNEEVKKALKELSDTNLDGEVSEQI; via the coding sequence ATGCCGCAACTTATGTTGGGACAACTGGCGAAATCTATTGCTGGTCGTGACAAGGGGCGGTTTATGGTAGTGATAGATATTATTGACGATGACTATGTTTATGTTGTAGATGGGGATTTGCGCAGGGTAGAAAACCCCAAAAAGAAAAAAATAAAGCATTTAAAGCTGCTAAATAAACGGATAGACTTTATAGCAGAAAAATGCAGCAATAAACGTAAAATTTATAATGAAGAAGTAAAAAAAGCCCTGAAAGAACTGTCAGATACAAACCTTGATGGCGAAGTATCTGAACAGATATGA